The DNA sequence ATGTCTCCTGCTACAGACGAGTTAAAGCTTGTTTTTAGCTGGTTCCAGAAAATGTTTTGGCTCTGCAACTGAAGCAGCTGTTAATGAGTGTCGCCCCCTACAGGCCGGAGGAGTGAACAGTCAAcagaatataaaacaattaataCAAACACGTTTATCAAAACTGATGAATCACTGCAACCACTGCAGGTATCTCAGTAGAGTCTGGGCTGTTGGTTCCCTCAGCAGAGAAACATTTCCTCCTCTCAGCTGATGTTGATGTTGGCTAGCGGGTCACGCGTCCCCTTGTTCCCATCAGCCTTGAGACCTGAATGCAGCTCTCGACCCTTCAACCCGTCACTGAAGCAGCCggagcactttgtatcagcgaGCCGGAGGAAATAGGACCAGCAGCAATCAACAAGCTGCCAGTCTCCAGCAGGGAGTTCAGTTCAAGAGCCTCTCGGAGCAACAGCTCTCCGTTTCTACCAAATAAAACagcctgatttttattttattttttagtctgggattctctcctccctctctgagAGCTGCTGGCTGGTTGGGTTGGTTTGTTTTGGGAGGTGCGGTTCTGTTTTCTCGCCTTTCTGGAGGTGGTGACGGTGAAACAGATTGTTTCCGTGTTATCTGACGCTGCAGAAGACTGaagaaaaactgtttgtttgacACATGAAAGAAGATTTATCTTGTTTCcatcacttttaaagcttttaaatCACTGTATAAATACGACTGATCCTTCTAACATAGTGCTACTTTAATGAAGAAaatccctttaaccctttgatgcacatcaacatattgaccccttctaatgcacaacatggtctaaagtgacccagtgACAGAGTTTTtttgttctatatctttgcaataaattattttcatcattcagtattccaggttctcctcaattagtttgttttgatcatcatacatcctaatgttatgttttcctttattcatttttttaataaaatccatttttgtgtcactactactaatgcacaacatgggtcaaaaatgacccatatccattttttagctaaatagcttgctaagctaactacttagctaacttcttggctaagtatttagctaagtagcttgctaagctaactacttagctaacatcTTGCTgtctacttagccaagtagttagctatgtaataatacaaaaccttttttttcttcataaagtatgagaggcaaaatggaaattatgatctgttgttatcaaaaacaagatatttaaagaatacttggaatattcaatcctaaaataagttgatatcaaaagatagagcacagaaacacacagcagcattaaataacatgaagggaatgaatgagggtcattttagaccatgttttgcatcaaagttagttagctaagtagcttgctaagctaactactttgcaCAGTTACCTTAgctagccaagaagttagctaagtagcttagtttgctaagctaactacttagctaacttcttggcttagtagcttgctaaactaaatacttagccaagaagttagctaagtagttagcttagcaagctacttagctaaaaatggatatgggtcatttttgacccatgttgtgtattagtagagtagtgacacaaaaagggattttattaaaaaatgaataaagaaagacataaaattaggatgtataataatcaaaaacaaaccgattgaggaaaacctggaatactgaatgatgaaaataatttattgcaaagatatagaacataaaaactcatacatatcgggtcactttggACCCagatgttgtgcatcaaagggttaatgaataaaatccctttaacAAGCTGAACCGAGCTGGAAACAAGTGATTCTTTCATGCCCACTCCTTGATTTTAAACCTAAGGAGGGAAGAGATGAAAGAAGTTATTAaaatgagctgtgtgtgtgcagctgcagcCTCCTCAGCCTCTCTAGATGCTTATTTTACGCTCCACTTTGTAGAAATGCAAataatgtatgttttatgttttccccCTTCACAAACATGTGGCGTGCTTCATGTCTGGCTGGTTTCTGAGCAGCAGCCTGTGATCTCTGCTGACCGTTTATTATTCACACCGGCTTCATGTTTACATGCAGAGAGAAGGACAGAAACGTCTCAACATGCCTGagcacactttttatttttatttcacatcaCACCAGCCTTATTCCTTGTTCCTGTGAGTTAACGTTTACCTCAGAAGAACTCTAAACTTTCCTTTATTAACTCTTCCAACGCTTCGAGGTCAGAAGCTTTATATGAAGCTTTATATTCCTGCGCTGTGAAAAGACGCTCATTAACACGCCATACCTGGTTTGTGAGGTTGCCTGGCAACTAGactagaaacagaaaaaagtacTTGACACATAAATTGtcgtttttaccttttttattacaCTTAAAACAAACGGGACACACAGTGTTAATCAGAGgaagatatacatttttaaaatagcttTGAAGGCTTAATATCATCCTATTATGGTctgtttatacattttataacataatatttacaaaaaggACCGAAAAATACCGTTTTATAGCGTATCcaaaatttgtaaaataaaaataaaaatcttaagtCCTACTAtagcatgtttaaaaaaatgtaaatgcttaaaatgttcctatttttgtctgtttatacatattatagctttatattttcaaaaataacagaaaaaaacacatcataggATGTCTTCAGTATCTTCACCTGCATCTGTTTAACGCAGTGcatgatcatttttttattatttctaattAATTGCAAAAAGTATTGCATTAACTTTGACAGCACAACTTCAAAATTCAACTCTGATCTGCAGGAAATAGAAAACGAaaactttttctctttgctcAAGAGTTTGCAGAAAAGCTGCCTAAAATTCCTCCTGCGTGAACAAACATTTCAGGTTGTAATTAACTTTTTTCTAAAGAGAAATGAGTTCTTGCAACCGTCTTACTGACTCACAGAGCTCCAGGAAACTGGAACTTCCAACTATGTTGCATCAACGAATATAACAGGattataaaaacacttttatttcccTGTGAAGGTAAATTCTCCAGCGTTCTGCAGCAGCTAAAGAACCAGAGCTGGTAGAGTTAATATTCTGCATATAAACAGGATAAACAGGAATAAGGCTCTCTCCATCAGCTGCATGTAAACATGGCCGCtggctcctgattggctgcTTATCGTCTGTGGAAGACGCCTAACTTTTGTTCCTTTctccaaccaaccaatcacagCCCAGCAGAACCCGGCCCCGCCCATCCCGGCCCGGCAGTACGAGGTGGCGATGAACCGGCAGCAGAGATACTTCCGCATCCCGTTCATCCGACCGGGGGACCAGTACAAAGACCCCCAGAACAAGAAGAAGGGCTGGTGGTACGCCCACTTCGACGGGCCCTGGATCGCCCGGCAGATGGAGCTGCACCCCGACAAACACCCCATCGTCCTGGTGGCAGGTCAGTACGGcccaggggtcaaaggtcgggTTCAAAGGTTCTGTTAAGTTTAGGAGCTCGGGAGTTTTGCATGATTTAAATCAGAAAATTTTGCCTAATTAGGTGCAAAATATGTatacctaaaaaaaatgtaaaaagcatATTGTAGGATGTCCAACAtttgagaaaaagtcaaattttaaaatgtataaaaatactaaaaatgggtcaattatagtctgttgatacttATTAAAGCAGaatattaccaaaaataaaacatataaataaaaataaaaacaaattaaaggaTGTccagaatttaaaataaaaagtgatactattttatgttgatttttctcaaaaaattgacaatttttaaattgcttaaaaTTGCCCtactataatttatttatacttattatagcagaatatttccaaaagttacagaaaacaccatattataggatgtccaaaatttgaaaaaaaagtcaactaCTATCAAATTGGTCATTTttctaaaatgcctaaaaatgcaaTTATGGTCctattatagtctgttaatacatattttaacagagtatttccaaaaatgacagaaaaacaccatattataggatgtcaGAAATTTCAAAAAGAGTCATAAatgtcgatttttttttttgtcattcttttaaatgcctaaaaatgccccaaaatggTCCTATTATACTTTGTTTATACATATTatagcaaaatatatttttttaaatgacagaaaaagagcaTATTATTGGatgtccaaaataaaaataaaaaaagtaatcacatgtctattttagtcaaaaattgtcttttttatggctaaaaatgcttaaaatggtccTATTATCgtctgtttatatatatgtatatatgtgtatcaTAGctttatatttccaaaaatgacagaaagaaaacacattatAGGACCTAGACATAGAAATGTCAGCTAAACATTTCTACGTCTGGTATACAGGATGCACATGATTTCTAACCTGCAGATCACCCAGCAGCACCACATTAAGCAGGAGTTGTTCTGCATGCAGCGCGTGTCCTCCGTCACACCAACAGCCCACACTGCTGCAGCGTCTGAGCCAGAGCACGCAGCCTTTAATTATATAACTGgagtgcatttatttatatatattttttatgatatttcagtTAATGTCCCAGCTTCTGTAGCTTCTTTACTGTCACGTATTTACCAGTGAAACAGCATATGTGGGCGGTGTACAGTTACAGTTAAATCCTTCACAAATAAACCTtcaaattctattttattcctgTTATTTCCTCTTAATCTCCATGaaaagttttgttgttgttcctgtattttttattcacgATGCAGAACAACAAAGGCCAAATGTCCCCAAATCAACAGTTAAACTTCATATTTAATCCTTTTACACAATGATGAATCAGCCTATCACTGCTGTGGCACACATTTCACATCAACCAGCCAGAGATTAGAAGTCAGAGCGTCTTTAGTTTCTGTACTGTGATgtttaaaactgatttttttcaacAGTGAACAGTTACAAGAAGGATTTAAATCATATCCTTCAGAAATATCCCCtataattctattttattgccATTATTCCTCTCAATTCCCATTAGACGTTTACCTTCAATATTACTGtaactttaaaaatgtcagtatagtatgtcaaaaaaaaaaaatcccagaaaGAAGGACTGTGAGGATCCTTGACATCACAACAGTCCTTTGGTGGGTGTCGATGATGTAGATTCTGTTTGAGGATTCCTCCTTGACTTTGACAAGCAACCAGACAGAAGGAAGAACaagacaaaagaagaaacagaggaggtgtggagggaggaaaggaaggagtcAATACtctgacacagacagaacagaaaTCAAAAGTGACACTTCAGCAGGCAGCTTTAATAAACACTCAGGAATTTGACTTTGTGAAAGTGCAGATTCATCATCATCTGTTCATCATGATGCACCGCCCGGCCGCTCTgtagacttttatttttcagtctGGTGTTGTATACGTCTGATATAAAACATCGATCAGGATTTGTGAAACATTCCCAGGAGGACGGAAGACTCCGGCTCCTGTCAGCTCTCGTCAGAACGTGATGGAGACGAATGTGCAGCGAATATTGATCCGTGTTCCATGACTTACTTTATATGTGGAGCAAAGACGGGTCAGGACGGAAAGTTTCCTGCAGAATGAGACCAAATGTATCCAGTGTTTTTGTGATACAAGCCTCAGCACAAAACCACAGTTACAGCCCAGAGCCACGAGAGCAGAGAAGTCACAAGAGCTCTAGGGGGCGCTTTTCACACCAGACAGGATAGgccattttttatattctttatatgTGGAGCAAAGACGGGTCAGGGCGGAAAGTTTCCTGCAGAATGAGACCAATTGTATCCTGCATGCTTCTTTAAAAAAGCCTCAATACAAAACCACAGTTACAGCCCTGAGCCACAAGTGCAGAGAAGTCACAATAGCTCTAGGGGGCGCTTTTCACACCAGACAGGATAGTCCGTTTCTGTACTGACAGTAAAACGAATGCTAATTCAGAACCtcacctttctttttcttttttgcagttaCATAGGCAAACTTGGGTTGGTTAGCAACAGCAGCaaatttcagttaatttcaaCTCAGTAATAGTCAGacattaggcgtgtttccactgagtacttgtTCGAAAGCGGGTGTTTTGGTTTCGCTCAcaagttagttcccctcggcctctgttaaCATACAGGTACTTTAGTAGCGGCCAACCAACGGAGTTAATGTTAACGGAGTTAAACAGACAGCCAtagcaagcagtgttgccaaccctctggagcatgggtctcaaactcacaggccaattgcggccctcatgacgatattttgaaAGATATTAtgaaaagtttaatgtgagttttatatgaatggcactttaccgtgttttgtgtggaaggtccctttgattacttttttggtaattctgtgtcttttagtaattttgtgtctttttttggtcattttgtgtctttttttaataatgttgtcttttttggtaattctgtgtcttttttggggtcattttgtgtcttttttaagtaatttcgtttttttctgtcatttggtgtcttttatttgtaatttaatgtctttttttggtcattttgatactgccctCAGCTGCCcctaggtaatttgagtttgagacccctggtttagagactctttgtctctatatttagactattcagacccctctagagactctttgtctctatatttagactattcagacccctctagagactctttgtctctatatttagacgaTCCAGACACTTCTAGAGATTATTTTTCAGGAAAGCGACTaacgacaaatctagcgactttttctggtgttattggagacttttagaGACTCGTttctactcttcttaatgagtagcaggtgccgtcccaaagcactcacaagcggcccagtcttCCCGCAGCAGTTTCtcacagctgcagtcagagcaggagatgttttAACCCCTCAGcctccagtttgcaccagtctgcaaatgagtcaTGCATCTGCAGAATCgccgcctcaaccgtatccagtcagcgtcgactagttagtagcagctcagaaagtaccgaCCCGAGGCAGGTTCTTTCTTGAGCCACTTCTGAGCTACTAAccagtgaagttgggcggatctttGTCCACAAGATCCTCTCTTTggcctctctcccaagccacacctaTAGCgactcactagagggaaaagcacctaatggaaacgcgcctaTAGTCCTATTAGTTGAGTACAAAACCACAGTCATGAAAAAGTCCATCATGCAGCGTTAATTGTAAAATCACAATTCTGATGAGCCTCCCTCTGCTTCCCAGAGTTCAGCCTCAGATAAATGAAAGCACCTGCATGAGAGTTAACAGTGTTTGTGCCACAGCGAGCTGTAAAAGCACAGATTGTACGAAATGAGTCCAAACAGAACACTAAAAGAGAAAACTAGTTGTTTTGTTCAGCCATCTGTTCTTGCATGTGTTTTAAACCTCCCGACTCTTTCCCTCGACTCGGAGGACCGCAGTGGGCTGAGGAATGTTTGGGCGCTCCGGGTTTGTGTCACCGTGTTGAAGTGTGTGGTCGTCAATCAGAGGAAAAGGCTCCCGTTGTCGAGAATAGTTGGTATTTTGGAGCAGCGGTGCtcacagacagcagcagcagtatgtGGGTGACTAACTGCCTCGTATAAAAGTTGGCGAACACGCTGCTGGAACTTGTTATTGCCTTTAGAGCTGCAGATGTGTTGTGTTATACTGACTGAATGTAAATTGCCGTCATTGGAGGGTGAAATATTTAGTCTGCTGAAGTTCAATTGTTCCTGTTGCTGCACTTTTTATTCAGGATGTAGAACAACAAAGACCAAATGCTCCTAAATCGACAGTTTAAAGGAGCATTGAAGCTGGAGAGCAGGACATTTATACTCTACATTTAAACCCTTTTCTAAACAAGTTCACGCAATGGCCATTAGACCCATCACCGCTGGGACACATTTTACCACCAGCCAGAGAGAAAGAGGCGGGAGGGGCAGCCTTTCTGAGGCTGTTCTAGTGGAGTGACTCAGTCACATAGATAATGTCGGGAATAAGTACTGGAAGAGCCTGTTGAGCCCACAACCAGCCACTGATaaggatgaaaatggatggatggatgtagagTACGCCAAAATGGTCATGGTATACTATGACAAAACATTGAGAAAAATGTAATAGTATATAGTATGCCAAAAAAAGGGGGagaaaagtcatagtatagtatgtccgaaacatgaaaaataaaaagttatggtattatatgtccaaaaatggaagaagaaaataataaagtatataataataataataataataataataataacaatacattttatttgtaaagcacttttacttttacttatagtatatataataatacaatttttgacaaaaaaggtcaaattttaaaatgcctaaaaatgctgaaaatgggtcaattatagacTGTTGATACAAGTGGCAGtataatttgtccaaaaatagcgagaaaacaccatattatgggatgtacAAGTATGACCTgcggagaaaaaaatgtcatgtcgatttttgtcaaaaatgggcaaaggttaaaatgcctaaaaatgctgaaaatgggtcaattatagtctgttcatacataatatagtataatctgtttttaaaaaattcagcGTCTTTAGCTCCTGTTGAAGCGTCTTTAGCTCCTGTTGAAGCGTCTTTAGCTCCTGTTGAAGCGTCTTTAGCTCCTGTTGAAGCGTCTTTAGCTCCTGTTGGACCGTCTTCAGCTCCTGTTGAAGCGTATTTAGCTCCTGTTGGACCGTCTTCAGCTCCTGTTGAAGCGTCTTTAGCTCCTGTTGGAACGTCTTTAGCTCCTGTTGAAGCGTCTTTAGCTCCTGTTGGAACGTCTTTAGCTCCTGTTGAAGCGTCTTTAGCTCCTGTTGAAGCGTCTTTAGCTCCTGTTGAAGCGTCTTTAGCTCCTGTTGGAGCGTCTTTAGCTCCTGTTGAAGCGTCTTTAGCTCCTGTTGGAACGTCTTTAGCTCCTGTTGAAGCGTCTTTAGCTCCTGTTGAAGCGTCTTTAGCTCCTGTTGAAGCGTCTTTAGCTCCTGTTGGAGCGTCTTTAGCTCCTGTTGAAGCGCCTTTAGCTCCTGTTGGAGCGTCTTTAGCTCCTGTTGGAACGTCTTTAGCTCCTGTTGGAACGTCTTTAGCTCCTGTTGAAGCGTCTTTAGCTCCTGTTGAAGCATCTTTAGCTCCTGTTGAAGCGTCTTTAGCTCCTGTTGAAGCGTCTTTAGCTCCTGTTGGAGCGTCTTTAGCTCCTGTTGGAACGTCTTTAGCTCCTGTTGAAGCGTTTTTAGCTCCTGTTGGAGCGTCTTCAGCTCCTGTTGGAGCGTCTTCAGCTCCTGTTGAAGCGTCTTTAGCTAATGTTGGAGCGTCTTTAAGTCCTGTTGAAGCGTCTTTAGCTCCTGTTGAAGCGTCTTTAGCTCTTGTTGGAGCGTCTTTAGCTCCTGTTGCTCTCTGCCTGttgttaaaacatatttattttccagGTAAAGACGACATGGAGATGTGCGAGCTGAGCCTGGAGGAGACGGGCCTGTCAAGGAAGAGAGGCGCCGAGATCCTGCCCCGCCAGTTCGAGGAGATCTGGGAGCGCTGCGGCGGCGTCCAGTACCTCCGCAGCGCCATCGAGAGCCGGCAGGCGCGCCCCACCTACGCCACCGCCATGCTGCAGAGCATGTTCAAGTAGACGGGGCCTGCGGGGAGCCCGGGGGTCCGGTTCCAGGGGGCCTGGGGGGCTTCTCACTGCAAACAAAGGGACAAATGCACCAGCTACCTAACCCAGATGGCGTCTGATCGTCCTGCAGCAGGTTCTGACTGCGAGGCATTCAGCCACTCCTCTCCACTGTCCTTTTGTTTCTCTTctgttgtcgtttttttttttttttgttcgtgCTGGCTTCGTGGGCGAGGAAGGCAGGGAAGTTTTGCATTGAACCCTATGCAGAAAAATCACACTAAATTATCACATCTGGTTGTTTTCCAAGGGGATTCTGTTCTCTGTAACAAGTCTAACTACGAGGCCTTAATACTACTTTAACAGGGTGGAAATGCCAGAAGTAggactttttgttttattttttgaagcTGCCTCCCCAAACATGAATCCCTCTGTAATTATTATGCATTCCTGATTATTACACTGACGTCTCAGCGGTGTGTCGCTTCCATCCTAACAGCCGGCTGGCGATCCCTCTCTGTTTACAGTCTCCATGTGGTTCTTACAGGGCGAACAACACTTGCACAAGGAGGCGTCACCGTGAGGCACAGCTGCATGAGTGACTGCTCTCACTTCAGTCAAATACTCGCTAATACTTTCTTATTTTTACCTTTTGTCTTTCCGACCGAATGTAACTTGAGACCTCGTTGATTTGTCCATGTAGTgattcctcttttcttctcactgtgtgtgatttaatgtgtaaagctaatgagaaaaaaaggtccAAAAACATTTGACTTTGAGACCAAACATCCAAACTTTAAGCCCTCTttggggtttgtttttttgtttcttttgtttttttggccacactgcaaaaaaggtgtgtctaaaaacaagataaaaacattaaatctgagggaaatgatcttgctgcatggacagataatttcacttgacaagatttcttaaaattagatatcattttacatctttttttggtcacaaaatgaccaaaaaatttacaaaagagacacaaa is a window from the Centropristis striata isolate RG_2023a ecotype Rhode Island chromosome 18, C.striata_1.0, whole genome shotgun sequence genome containing:
- the LOC131990711 gene encoding zinc finger protein 853-like, whose protein sequence is MLQQELKTLQQELKTFQQELKTFQQELKTLQQELKALQQELKTLQQELKTLQQELKTLQQELKTLQQELKTFQQELKTLQQELKTLQQELKTLQQELKTLQQELKTLQQELKTFQQELKTLQQELKTFQQELKTLQQELKTVQQELNTLQQELKTVQQELKTLQQELKTLQQELKTLQQELKTLQQELKTLNFLKTDYTILCMNRL